The following proteins are co-located in the Legionella busanensis genome:
- a CDS encoding cation diffusion facilitator family transporter — MSKQHEHHHDHHGQHSHHHGVPATFNSAFLIAISANGAFVIFQIIFSFLANSTSLLADAVHNLGDVLGLVLAWIANGLLKKLPTQKATYGMKKTSILAALANGIMLVFTCGIIATEAMYKLFSPSQVHAGSVMLVAAIGILINGSTAILFLRGSNDLNIRAAFLHLLYDALISVGVVIAAAIIYLTGWLWIDPIVGLLIALIIIKGTWSLFKDSFRLIIDGVPRTISWFEVSESLKAIEGVEQVHDLHIWALSTQENALSVHLYMPEISLTDPSRQHLVQMLKEKYNIHHATIQVEQNLKFCDDACATQDLK, encoded by the coding sequence ATGAGTAAACAGCATGAGCATCATCATGATCATCATGGTCAACATAGTCATCATCATGGGGTACCAGCTACCTTTAATAGCGCATTTTTAATTGCCATTAGTGCTAATGGGGCCTTTGTTATTTTTCAAATTATTTTTTCTTTTCTGGCTAATTCTACCAGTTTACTTGCAGATGCTGTACATAATTTGGGAGATGTACTAGGACTAGTTTTAGCTTGGATAGCTAATGGATTATTAAAAAAATTACCGACTCAAAAAGCTACTTATGGCATGAAGAAAACTTCTATCTTAGCCGCACTAGCTAATGGTATTATGTTAGTGTTTACCTGCGGTATTATTGCAACCGAGGCAATGTATAAATTGTTTTCTCCTTCTCAAGTGCATGCAGGTTCCGTGATGCTCGTTGCTGCTATTGGGATTTTAATCAATGGTTCTACAGCTATCTTATTTTTACGTGGTTCAAATGATTTAAATATTCGTGCCGCATTTTTACATCTACTTTATGATGCTTTAATTTCTGTAGGCGTTGTTATTGCAGCAGCAATTATCTATCTAACAGGATGGTTATGGATTGATCCCATCGTTGGCTTACTGATTGCTCTTATTATTATTAAAGGAACATGGTCACTATTTAAAGATAGTTTTAGATTAATTATTGATGGCGTTCCGAGGACTATCTCTTGGTTTGAAGTATCAGAATCGTTAAAGGCAATAGAGGGTGTTGAACAGGTGCATGATTTACATATATGGGCGTTGAGCACCCAAGAAAATGCACTTTCTGTTCACCTGTATATGCCTGAGATTTCTTTAACAGATCCTTCTCGTCAGCACTTAGTTCAAATGCTTAAAGAAAAATATAATATTCACCACGCCACAATTCAGGTCGAGCAGAACTTAAAATTTTGTGATGACGCTTGTGCGACACAGGATTTAAAATAA
- a CDS encoding epoxyqueuosine reductase QueH, which translates to MINREQLILPNGADKLLLHSCCAPCSGEVMEALIFSKINFSIFFYNPNIHPVQEYEIRKQENIAFAEKHNIPFIDADYDKDNWFARAKGLEWEPERGKRCSMCFDMRFERTALYAYEHGFPVISSSLGISRWKDMNQINDSGIRAADRYPGLIYWTYNWRKNDGAARMYEIAKRENFYKQEYCGCVYSLRDTNSWRKKNDRERIKIGINYYGNEQE; encoded by the coding sequence ATGATCAATCGTGAACAATTAATTCTTCCTAATGGGGCAGATAAGTTGCTACTGCACTCGTGTTGTGCGCCGTGCTCAGGGGAAGTAATGGAAGCGTTAATTTTTTCTAAAATTAATTTTTCCATTTTTTTCTATAATCCTAATATTCATCCTGTACAAGAGTATGAAATTAGAAAGCAAGAAAATATTGCGTTTGCCGAGAAGCACAATATTCCTTTTATTGATGCAGATTATGATAAAGATAACTGGTTTGCTCGAGCAAAGGGCTTAGAATGGGAGCCAGAACGTGGTAAACGCTGCAGTATGTGTTTTGATATGCGTTTTGAGCGCACGGCTCTTTATGCATATGAGCATGGTTTTCCTGTCATTAGTAGTTCATTAGGTATTTCACGCTGGAAGGATATGAATCAAATTAATGACTCAGGGATAAGAGCTGCAGACCGCTATCCAGGACTGATATATTGGACTTATAACTGGCGTAAAAATGATGGCGCTGCGCGTATGTATGAAATCGCTAAGCGGGAAAATTTTTATAAACAAGAGTACTGTGGTTGCGTTTATTCCTTACGTGATACCAATAGTTGGCGAAAGAAAAATGATAGAGAGAGAATTAAAATTGGCATTAATTATTATGGTAATGAGCAAGAGTAA
- the orn gene encoding oligoribonuclease has protein sequence MKSNNNLIWIDLEMTGLEPEKDKIIEIATVVTDLHLNILAEGPVIAINQSEEIMSNMDEWNTRQHNQSGLVKRVLESNITEVIAEQQTIEFLKKYINKGKSPMCGNSICQDRRFLYKYMPELAAFFHYRNLDVSTLKELVKRWQPKLIDGATKESKHLALDDIKDSIAELVYYRQHFINLPSKDHDQS, from the coding sequence ATGAAAAGTAATAATAATTTAATTTGGATAGATCTAGAAATGACTGGCCTTGAGCCAGAGAAAGACAAAATTATTGAGATAGCAACTGTTGTTACGGATCTACATTTAAATATTTTAGCAGAAGGACCTGTCATTGCTATTAATCAATCCGAAGAGATAATGTCTAATATGGATGAGTGGAATACAAGGCAGCATAATCAATCTGGTTTAGTAAAACGCGTCCTTGAGTCTAATATTACCGAAGTGATCGCTGAACAACAAACGATTGAATTTTTAAAAAAATATATTAATAAAGGCAAGTCACCCATGTGTGGTAATAGCATTTGCCAGGATAGACGGTTTTTATATAAATATATGCCGGAATTGGCAGCATTTTTTCATTATCGTAATTTAGACGTCAGCACTTTAAAAGAGTTAGTCAAGCGCTGGCAGCCTAAGCTCATTGATGGAGCAACAAAAGAATCAAAACATTTAGCTTTAGACGATATAAAAGATTCTATTGCTGAATTAGTTTATTATCGACAACATTTTATTAATTTACCGAGCAAAGATCATGATCAATCGTGA